Proteins from a single region of bacterium:
- the priA gene encoding primosomal protein N' → MTFSLSAPLFVEVAVPLPIDHPFTYRIPFGEEQRARVGVRVLVPFGGRKMTGLVTAITDASALEGREAKDLLAILDDTPYVSERHLAFLSATARECLAPLGETLRAALPRGLPRKEAPAAPRMEAFYRLSPFLPEGPMTPKQLLAFEAVRESGGLSSSELSLRVPGGAEAAKRLAAKGFLLVETRPRPVSLHAASLPDLAGDLSPTPAQEAALAQIGVAVASGRHAAFVLHGVTGSGKTEVYLRAVEQVRATGRQAIYLVPEIALTPQLLGRVLSRFRDGVAVLHSGLTPAERTSQWRKIRDGEVFLCVGARSAIFSPFPSLGLIVVDEEHDAAYKQEDGVRYQARDLALLRGRMENAVVLLGSATPSAESFHRVRSGAAALLSLPERIGGCGMPEISVVDLKERSDRRGADRYFSPELEAAIDETLVRGEKAMLFLNRRGFAAALTCLECGTTVQCPNCQVSLTYHREHEALLCHYCNVMRKEPETCAKCGGHKLAQVGIGTERLLSWVSKRWKEARVARLDSDVTRKRGAYAEVLSGMHRGEVDILVGTQMIAKGHDFPEVTFVGVLLADLSLSFPDFRASERTFQILTQVSGRSGRGDRPGKVLFQTMAPENPAIRKAAEHDYAGFMEEELAAREAMGYPPFGRMLLLRLSGAKQDAAREAADLVTGALSGPVSARGIRILGPAPSPIARVKRRFHYQVLLVMPPDFPVGDLFPELLRPLRERVRKSGARLEADVDPYQMMV, encoded by the coding sequence ATGACCTTTTCCCTCTCCGCGCCGCTGTTCGTCGAAGTCGCCGTGCCGCTCCCCATCGACCATCCGTTCACGTACCGGATCCCCTTCGGGGAAGAGCAGCGCGCCAGGGTCGGCGTCCGGGTCCTCGTCCCGTTCGGCGGGCGGAAGATGACGGGACTGGTGACGGCGATCACCGACGCCTCCGCGCTCGAAGGGCGGGAGGCGAAGGATCTTCTCGCGATCCTCGATGACACCCCGTACGTGTCCGAGCGGCACCTCGCGTTCCTCTCGGCGACGGCCCGCGAGTGCCTCGCCCCTCTGGGAGAGACGCTCCGCGCCGCGCTCCCCCGCGGGCTCCCCCGGAAGGAAGCTCCGGCCGCGCCGCGGATGGAGGCATTCTACCGCCTCTCACCGTTCCTCCCCGAAGGTCCGATGACCCCGAAGCAGCTCCTCGCGTTCGAAGCGGTCCGCGAGTCCGGGGGGCTCTCTTCGTCCGAACTTTCGCTGCGGGTTCCCGGCGGGGCGGAGGCGGCGAAGCGCCTTGCCGCGAAAGGGTTCCTGCTCGTGGAGACGAGGCCCCGGCCGGTGAGCCTCCACGCCGCGTCCCTTCCCGATCTTGCGGGGGATCTCTCGCCCACGCCCGCCCAGGAGGCGGCGCTGGCGCAAATCGGGGTTGCCGTCGCCTCGGGACGGCACGCCGCCTTCGTGCTGCACGGAGTGACCGGCTCCGGGAAGACCGAGGTCTACCTGCGCGCGGTGGAGCAGGTGCGCGCGACCGGCCGCCAGGCGATCTACCTCGTCCCCGAGATCGCCCTCACCCCCCAATTGCTCGGCAGGGTCCTCTCCCGGTTCCGCGACGGCGTCGCGGTGCTCCACAGCGGACTCACTCCGGCGGAGCGGACCTCCCAGTGGAGGAAGATCCGCGACGGCGAGGTTTTCCTCTGCGTGGGGGCGCGCTCCGCCATCTTTTCCCCGTTCCCGTCCCTGGGGCTCATCGTCGTGGACGAAGAGCACGACGCTGCGTACAAGCAGGAGGACGGCGTCCGGTACCAGGCGCGGGACCTCGCCCTTCTGCGGGGCCGCATGGAGAACGCCGTGGTCCTGCTGGGATCGGCCACCCCTTCCGCCGAGTCGTTCCACCGGGTGCGGAGCGGAGCGGCGGCGCTGCTTTCCCTCCCGGAGCGGATCGGCGGGTGCGGCATGCCGGAAATCTCCGTGGTCGATCTCAAGGAGCGCTCGGACCGGCGCGGGGCCGACCGCTACTTCTCCCCGGAGCTCGAGGCGGCGATCGACGAAACGCTCGTGCGCGGCGAGAAGGCGATGCTCTTCCTCAACCGGCGCGGGTTCGCCGCCGCCCTGACGTGCCTGGAGTGCGGGACGACGGTGCAGTGCCCGAATTGCCAGGTGTCGCTGACGTACCACCGCGAACACGAGGCGCTCCTGTGCCACTACTGCAACGTGATGCGCAAGGAGCCGGAAACGTGCGCGAAGTGCGGCGGGCACAAGCTTGCACAGGTGGGGATCGGGACGGAGCGGCTTCTCTCCTGGGTTTCGAAGCGGTGGAAGGAGGCGCGGGTCGCGCGGCTCGACTCGGACGTGACCCGGAAGCGCGGCGCGTACGCCGAGGTTCTCTCCGGGATGCATCGGGGGGAGGTGGACATCCTGGTCGGGACGCAGATGATCGCCAAGGGCCACGACTTCCCCGAGGTCACCTTCGTCGGCGTGTTGCTGGCCGACCTCTCCCTGTCGTTCCCCGACTTCCGGGCGTCGGAGCGCACCTTCCAGATCCTGACCCAGGTGTCGGGACGTTCGGGCCGCGGCGACCGTCCGGGCAAGGTCCTGTTCCAGACGATGGCTCCGGAGAACCCGGCGATCCGCAAGGCGGCGGAGCACGACTATGCCGGATTCATGGAAGAGGAGCTTGCCGCGCGGGAGGCGATGGGATACCCCCCCTTCGGCCGGATGCTGCTGCTTCGCCTGTCGGGAGCGAAGCAGGACGCCGCGCGCGAGGCGGCCGACCTGGTGACCGGTGCGCTTTCCGGCCCGGTGTCCGCCCGCGGAATCCGGATCCTCGGCCCCGCGCCGTCTCCGATCGCTCGGGTCAAGCGCCGCTTCCACTACCAGGTCCTGCTGGTGATGCCCCCCGACTTTCCCGTGGGGGATCTCTTTCCGGAGCTCCTGCGCCCGCTCCGGGAGCGGGTCCGCAAGTCCGGCGCGCGTCTCGAGGCCGACGTCGACCCCTACCAGATGATGGTGTGA